A genomic stretch from Roseofilum casamattae BLCC-M143 includes:
- a CDS encoding MraY family glycosyltransferase produces MSYLQIYHPIAFTVSALVVLGSTPLVKYLGIKSGKVDLPSGRKVHSKPMVRLGGISIFLGTVIALLVVWWAGGFGILPPDKEYEVWGVTIGGIAFFAIGLADDLFNLSPLVRLFMQVIVALGAWQVGVQIEFLSIPFMGLVTLPDWLSIIMTVLWLVGMVNAINWIDGLDGLAAGVCGIAAVVMLIVSLFMEQSAAALIAAALAGGALGFLRYNFNPAQIFMGDGGAYFMGFILAGVGVIGLVKTTVVTAVVLPYLILAVPLLDMSAVILDRLLNGRSPFIADKRHLHHRLLNAGLSHRLTVLFIYALTLWVGSLALAFSDIPNGYGYAAGATALLIYTIWKAKQQTAKSKI; encoded by the coding sequence GATATATCATCCGATCGCTTTTACCGTTTCCGCCTTAGTTGTCCTTGGAAGTACCCCTCTGGTCAAATACCTTGGCATCAAAAGTGGCAAAGTCGATCTCCCGAGCGGACGCAAAGTTCACTCGAAACCGATGGTGCGCTTAGGAGGAATTTCTATTTTTCTCGGAACTGTCATTGCCCTACTGGTTGTCTGGTGGGCAGGAGGGTTCGGCATTTTGCCACCGGACAAAGAATATGAAGTCTGGGGCGTCACCATTGGCGGTATCGCCTTTTTTGCCATTGGTTTAGCCGACGATTTATTCAATCTTTCGCCCTTAGTTCGTCTCTTCATGCAAGTCATCGTGGCTCTTGGGGCCTGGCAAGTAGGAGTACAAATCGAATTTCTGAGCATTCCTTTCATGGGACTAGTGACTTTGCCGGATTGGTTGAGCATTATCATGACCGTGTTGTGGCTGGTGGGAATGGTGAATGCGATCAACTGGATTGACGGATTAGACGGTCTCGCTGCTGGTGTCTGCGGAATTGCAGCCGTGGTGATGTTAATCGTCAGCTTGTTTATGGAACAATCTGCTGCCGCTCTCATTGCTGCCGCCCTGGCTGGAGGCGCTCTCGGGTTCCTGCGCTACAACTTCAATCCCGCCCAGATTTTTATGGGAGATGGAGGAGCCTATTTTATGGGATTCATTCTCGCTGGAGTTGGCGTCATTGGTTTAGTGAAAACCACGGTAGTCACTGCCGTAGTTTTGCCTTATTTGATTTTAGCCGTTCCTCTGCTGGATATGTCTGCCGTCATTCTCGATCGGTTGCTCAATGGGCGATCGCCATTTATTGCCGATAAACGCCATCTGCACCATCGCCTCCTCAATGCCGGACTTTCCCATCGGCTTACCGTTCTGTTCATCTATGCCCTAACCCTGTGGGTGGGTTCTCTTGCCCTAGCTTTCTCCGATATTCCCAACGGTTATGGCTATGCTGCCGGAGCAACAGCTCTGTTGATCTATACCATTTGGAAAGCCAAACAGCAAACGGCCAAATCCAAGATCTAG